The following are from one region of the Arcobacter defluvii genome:
- the gpmI gene encoding 2,3-bisphosphoglycerate-independent phosphoglycerate mutase, giving the protein MTNKTLLIITDGIGYNPSDKFNAFSSANTPTYDYLFKNVPYSLIHTYGKFVGLPDGQMGNSEVGHMTIGSGRILYQDLVKINIAIENNTLKDNEVLKNIIEVSNNIHLLGLLSDGGVHSHIDHIIAMAKIAKQSNKKVFIHIITDGRDVAPDCAQKYINQILEICDKDIKIATIAGRYYTMDRDNRWDRVKKGYDAITFATPSTTNDILTYLKDSYENQIFDEFILPTAFEGYEGIKENDGIIFCNFRSDRMREISSVFANKNFNEFDTFKGSLNLATMTQYDKNTPIAILFPKESPKNTLAEVISNAGLSQLHTAETEKYAHVTFFFNGGVEEPMLNETRVLIPSPQVATYDLQPEMSAPQVGDAVRTAMNNNTDFIVVNFANGDMVGHTGVFDAAVKAVEAVDFELGLIFELAKKQNYNIILTSDHGNCEMMKDEDGNILTNHTVGDVYCFVYANGVKEVKTGSLNNIAPTVLKLMNLEIPKEMDKPLI; this is encoded by the coding sequence ATGACAAATAAAACACTACTTATAATAACTGATGGAATAGGCTACAATCCTTCAGATAAATTTAATGCTTTTTCTAGTGCAAATACTCCAACTTATGATTATTTATTTAAAAATGTTCCTTATTCATTAATTCATACTTATGGTAAATTTGTTGGATTACCAGATGGACAAATGGGAAATAGTGAAGTGGGACATATGACTATTGGTAGTGGTAGAATTTTATATCAAGATTTAGTAAAAATAAATATTGCAATTGAAAACAATACTTTAAAAGATAATGAAGTTTTAAAAAATATTATCGAAGTATCAAATAATATTCATTTATTAGGATTATTAAGTGATGGAGGAGTTCATTCTCATATTGACCATATTATTGCAATGGCAAAAATTGCAAAACAATCTAATAAAAAAGTATTTATACATATTATTACAGATGGTAGAGATGTAGCTCCTGATTGTGCACAAAAATATATAAATCAAATTTTAGAGATTTGTGATAAAGATATAAAAATTGCAACAATTGCAGGAAGATACTACACAATGGATAGAGATAATAGATGGGATAGAGTAAAAAAAGGTTATGATGCGATAACTTTTGCAACTCCATCAACTACAAATGATATTTTAACTTATTTAAAAGATTCATATGAAAACCAAATCTTTGATGAATTTATTCTTCCAACTGCATTTGAAGGATATGAAGGAATAAAAGAGAATGATGGAATAATTTTCTGTAATTTTAGAAGTGATAGAATGAGAGAAATTTCTTCTGTTTTTGCAAATAAAAACTTTAATGAATTTGATACTTTTAAAGGTTCACTAAATCTTGCAACTATGACACAATATGATAAAAATACACCTATTGCTATTTTATTTCCAAAAGAATCTCCAAAAAATACTTTAGCTGAAGTAATTTCAAATGCTGGTTTATCTCAACTTCATACAGCTGAAACAGAAAAATATGCTCACGTTACATTTTTCTTTAATGGAGGAGTTGAAGAACCTATGTTAAATGAAACAAGAGTTTTAATTCCTTCACCTCAAGTTGCAACATATGATTTACAACCAGAAATGTCAGCACCTCAAGTGGGAGATGCTGTTAGAACTGCTATGAATAATAATACAGATTTTATAGTTGTTAACTTTGCAAATGGTGATATGGTTGGACATACAGGTGTATTTGATGCAGCTGTAAAAGCTGTTGAAGCTGTTGATTTTGAATTAGGTTTAATTTTTGAACTTGCAAAAAAACAAAATTACAATATTATATTAACATCTGATCATGGAAATTGTGAAATGATGAAAGATGAGGATGGAAATATTCTAACAAATCATACTGTTGGAGATGTTTATTGTTTTGTTTATGCAAATGGGGTAAAAGAGGTTAAAACTGGAAGTTTAAATAATATCGCTCCTACAGTTTTAAAATTGATGAATTTAGAGATTCCTAAAGAAATGGACAAACCATTAATATAA
- a CDS encoding ATP-binding cassette domain-containing protein has translation MLYIKINKLIIDANEKTLVNISFDITDSTALIGESGSGKSLTLKSLLNLLPSFMKTEKVIDSNFKLNYDTIGFIPQNPFTSLSSMTKIKNQFFCSDEKKEEVLKLLALDESILNKFPTQLSGGQIQRVVIAIAISRNIKLLLLDEPTTALDEENKNNIINIINDLKKRLNILILFVTHDINSIKEICKDIVIIKDGIIIEKGSTKDILSSPKEDYTKKLINSTFKNKDFRN, from the coding sequence GTGCTATATATAAAAATTAATAAATTAATAATTGATGCAAATGAAAAAACTTTAGTTAATATTTCATTTGATATCACTGATTCAACAGCTCTAATTGGAGAAAGTGGAAGTGGAAAATCTTTAACATTGAAATCTTTATTAAATCTTCTTCCATCTTTTATGAAAACAGAAAAAGTTATAGACTCTAATTTTAAATTAAATTATGACACTATTGGGTTTATACCACAAAATCCTTTTACTTCTTTATCATCAATGACAAAAATAAAAAACCAATTTTTTTGTTCAGATGAAAAAAAAGAAGAAGTTTTAAAATTATTAGCTTTAGATGAGTCAATATTAAATAAATTCCCTACACAATTAAGTGGAGGACAAATTCAAAGAGTTGTAATTGCAATTGCAATAAGTAGAAATATAAAACTACTTTTGTTAGATGAACCTACAACTGCACTTGATGAGGAAAATAAAAATAATATTATCAATATTATTAATGATTTAAAAAAACGTTTAAATATATTAATTCTTTTTGTAACTCATGATATAAATTCAATTAAAGAAATTTGTAAAGATATTGTTATTATAAAAGATGGAATTATAATTGAAAAAGGTTCGACGAAAGATATTTTATCTTCACCAAAGGAAGATTACACTAAAAAATTGATTAACTCAACTTTTAAAAATAAAGATTTTAGGAATTAA
- a CDS encoding transglycosylase domain-containing protein, with amino-acid sequence MMKYIFGLFVIVGLVVCGWLYNLYDEIKHDVDAVVNYSPKQSTQFFDKDGKLIANTFKDENREYVKYDDIPARIIEGLVAIEDTQFFEHSGINPDAISRAMIKNIKAGGYVEGASTLTQQLIKMLVLTREKKLMRKVKEALLAIRLETVLTKEEILERYLNHVYFGHGYYGIKTAAKGYFNKDLYELSLKEMAILVGLPRAPSFYDPTKNLKISLARANQVITRLNTLGWINKEQYEESMKETPIIYNQTLTKNKAPYAVDYAISQLINDIPDILYGGYKIYLTIDIDAQEIAKEALKASYDEAIKRDLNFRKSSKNPDDDSYVKELNGAMISLESNTGKILAFVGGVDYNQSVFNRAFQSKRQAGSAIKPFLYQTALNEGYNPASQLFDISRTYNYTVGGVQKKWQPKNYSGNFQGIVSLRDSLVASRNLSTLNLVTDVGVPIVMEELKKYGFKDLVDNLSITLGSMSVSLVEFSEAYSAFANNGIQVKPYIIEQIVNKNGESVNFGPQTKEINTPEQNYLMTSILTDVVNRGTGKAAKVEGIELAGKTGTTNNNVDAWFCGYSPSIQTIIWFGNDNNMPMRRTEGGGKIAAPVFSYFFKKYLELHPEIPRTFIKPENVYTTNINGKEELYTEKSPLPEIDTQIIQQPINPNEEVLEF; translated from the coding sequence ATGATGAAATATATTTTTGGTCTTTTTGTTATTGTAGGATTAGTAGTTTGTGGCTGGTTATACAATTTATATGATGAAATTAAACATGATGTTGATGCTGTTGTAAATTATTCACCAAAACAAAGTACTCAATTTTTTGATAAAGATGGAAAGCTTATTGCAAACACATTTAAAGATGAAAACAGAGAATATGTAAAATATGATGACATTCCTGCAAGAATAATCGAAGGATTAGTTGCCATTGAAGATACACAATTTTTTGAACACTCAGGTATTAATCCCGATGCTATTAGCCGTGCAATGATAAAAAATATTAAAGCAGGTGGATATGTTGAAGGAGCAAGTACATTAACTCAACAATTAATAAAAATGCTTGTTTTGACAAGAGAAAAAAAATTGATGAGAAAAGTAAAAGAAGCACTACTAGCTATTAGGTTAGAAACTGTTCTTACAAAAGAAGAAATACTTGAGCGATATTTAAATCATGTATATTTTGGACATGGATATTATGGAATAAAAACAGCTGCAAAAGGATATTTTAATAAAGATTTATATGAATTATCTTTAAAAGAGATGGCTATTCTTGTTGGACTTCCAAGAGCTCCAAGTTTTTATGACCCAACAAAAAATCTTAAAATCTCACTAGCTCGTGCAAATCAAGTTATCACAAGATTAAATACTCTTGGATGGATTAATAAAGAACAATACGAAGAATCAATGAAAGAAACTCCTATTATTTATAATCAAACTTTGACAAAAAATAAAGCACCGTATGCTGTTGATTATGCAATAAGTCAATTAATAAATGATATTCCTGATATTCTATATGGTGGATATAAAATTTATTTAACTATTGACATAGATGCACAAGAAATAGCGAAAGAAGCTCTAAAAGCTTCTTATGACGAAGCTATTAAGAGAGATTTAAATTTTAGAAAATCTTCTAAAAATCCAGATGATGATTCTTATGTTAAAGAATTAAATGGAGCAATGATTTCTCTTGAAAGTAATACGGGTAAAATTCTAGCCTTTGTTGGAGGAGTTGATTATAATCAATCTGTATTTAATAGAGCATTTCAATCAAAAAGACAAGCAGGAAGTGCAATTAAGCCATTTTTATATCAAACTGCCTTGAATGAAGGATATAATCCAGCTTCTCAATTATTTGATATTTCAAGAACATATAACTACACAGTTGGTGGTGTTCAGAAAAAATGGCAACCAAAAAATTATAGTGGGAATTTCCAAGGAATTGTAAGTTTAAGAGATTCATTAGTTGCATCAAGAAATTTATCAACATTAAACTTGGTAACAGATGTTGGTGTACCCATAGTAATGGAAGAATTAAAAAAATATGGATTTAAAGATTTAGTTGATAATTTATCTATTACTTTAGGATCAATGAGTGTTTCATTAGTTGAATTTAGTGAAGCATATAGTGCTTTTGCAAATAATGGTATACAAGTTAAACCATATATCATCGAACAAATTGTAAATAAAAATGGTGAAAGTGTTAATTTTGGACCACAAACAAAAGAGATTAACACACCTGAACAAAATTATCTCATGACATCAATTTTAACTGATGTGGTAAATAGAGGAACAGGAAAAGCTGCAAAAGTTGAAGGTATTGAATTAGCAGGAAAAACAGGAACAACAAATAACAATGTTGATGCTTGGTTTTGTGGATATTCACCTTCAATTCAAACAATTATTTGGTTTGGTAATGATAATAATATGCCAATGAGAAGAACTGAAGGTGGTGGAAAAATTGCAGCACCTGTATTTTCTTATTTCTTTAAAAAATATTTAGAATTGCATCCAGAAATTCCAAGAACTTTTATTAAACCTGAAAATGTCTATACAACAAATATAAATGGAAAAGAAGAACTTTATACTGAAAAATCACCTCTTCCTGAAATTGATACACAAATTATTCAACAACCAATAAATCCAAATGAAGAAGTTTTAGAATTCTAA
- the glnA gene encoding type I glutamate--ammonia ligase, giving the protein MGKFVNSIEEFFEYSKANEVNFVDFRFTDMKGMWHHVTYKFNAVSASSLENGMPFDGSSIEAWQPIHRSDMLLKPDVQTAFLDPFTADSTIIVICDVYDIYKNEMYEKCPRSIAKKALKHLSESGLGDVAYFGPENEFFVFEDVKIKDTINESYYRVDSEDGEWNDSTDYEGGNMGHRPRTKGGYFPVAPIDNGVDLRAEMMQVLEQVGLEVVLGHHEVAQGQHEIGIVFGDLIEASDNVQKLKYVIKMVAHLNGKSATFMPKPLYGDNGNGMHVHQSIWKEGKNLFYKQGEYGNLSETARHYVGGVFKHARAVAAFTNASTNSYKRLIPGFEAPSILTYSSQNRSASCRIPYGAGEKATRIEMRFPDSTSCPYLAFAAMLMAGLDGIKNKYEPVGPMDDDLFELSLDEIRERQIPQMPHTLRGALEALIRDCDFLKPVFSQDMIDTYQHYKFETQVWPYEARPTAFEFKTTYSC; this is encoded by the coding sequence ATGGGTAAGTTCGTTAATAGTATCGAAGAATTTTTTGAGTATAGTAAAGCAAATGAAGTTAATTTTGTAGATTTTAGATTTACAGATATGAAAGGTATGTGGCATCATGTTACATATAAATTTAATGCAGTAAGTGCTTCTAGTTTAGAAAATGGTATGCCATTTGATGGTTCATCAATTGAAGCTTGGCAACCAATTCACAGATCAGATATGCTTTTAAAACCAGATGTACAAACTGCGTTTTTAGATCCATTTACAGCTGATTCAACAATCATTGTTATTTGTGATGTTTATGATATTTACAAAAATGAAATGTATGAAAAATGTCCAAGATCAATCGCTAAAAAAGCGTTAAAACATTTATCAGAATCTGGATTAGGAGATGTTGCATACTTTGGACCTGAAAATGAGTTCTTTGTATTTGAAGATGTAAAAATTAAAGATACAATTAATGAGTCTTATTATAGAGTTGATTCAGAAGATGGTGAATGGAATGATTCAACAGATTATGAAGGTGGAAATATGGGTCATAGACCAAGAACTAAAGGTGGATATTTCCCTGTAGCTCCAATTGATAATGGTGTAGATTTAAGAGCTGAAATGATGCAAGTATTAGAGCAAGTTGGATTAGAAGTTGTTTTAGGTCACCACGAAGTTGCACAAGGTCAACATGAAATCGGTATTGTATTTGGAGATTTAATTGAAGCTTCTGATAACGTACAAAAATTAAAATATGTTATCAAAATGGTAGCTCACTTAAATGGTAAATCAGCTACATTTATGCCAAAACCATTATATGGTGATAATGGAAATGGAATGCACGTACACCAATCAATCTGGAAAGAAGGTAAAAACTTATTTTACAAACAAGGTGAATATGGTAATTTAAGTGAAACTGCTAGACATTATGTTGGTGGAGTATTTAAACACGCTAGAGCTGTTGCAGCATTTACAAATGCATCAACTAACTCATATAAAAGATTAATTCCAGGATTTGAAGCTCCTTCAATTTTAACTTATTCATCACAAAATAGATCTGCATCTTGTAGAATTCCTTACGGTGCTGGTGAAAAAGCAACTAGAATTGAAATGAGATTCCCAGATTCAACTTCTTGTCCATACTTAGCATTTGCTGCTATGCTAATGGCTGGATTAGACGGTATTAAAAATAAATATGAGCCAGTAGGTCCAATGGATGACGATTTATTTGAATTATCTTTAGATGAAATTAGAGAAAGACAAATTCCTCAAATGCCTCATACATTAAGAGGAGCTTTAGAAGCTTTAATTAGAGATTGTGATTTCTTAAAACCTGTGTTCTCACAAGATATGATTGATACATACCAACACTATAAATTTGAAACTCAAGTTTGGCCTTATGAAGCAAGACCAACTGCATTTGAATTTAAAACAACTTATTCTTGTTAA
- the hisJ gene encoding histidinol-phosphatase HisJ, which yields MRVDLHNHTILCNHATGSVDDYIQKAIEIGIDEYGFSDHAPMNYDPKYRMDITQKNLYERWILDAKEKYKNQIKILLGYEVDYLDGYLLDEILNAKVDYLIGSVHFLKNKDDMWGFDNPEFIGVYKSKDIDTIWIEYFDAIESMAKTGLFDIVGHFDLIKVFKFLPKKDIRILAKNALNQIKKSNMVLEINPAGLRKPINESYPSKQLLEIAYELGIDITFGSDAHNLEQIGFKYDEVTSLAKEIGYAKCVTFECRDKKNIEF from the coding sequence ATGAGAGTAGATTTACATAATCACACAATTTTATGTAATCATGCAACAGGAAGTGTTGATGATTATATACAAAAAGCAATAGAAATAGGTATCGATGAATATGGTTTTTCTGATCATGCTCCAATGAATTATGATCCAAAATATAGAATGGATATAACACAAAAAAATCTTTATGAAAGATGGATACTTGATGCAAAAGAAAAATATAAAAATCAAATAAAGATTCTCTTAGGATATGAAGTTGATTATTTGGATGGATATTTATTGGATGAAATACTAAATGCTAAAGTTGATTATCTTATAGGTTCTGTTCATTTTTTAAAAAATAAAGATGATATGTGGGGATTTGATAATCCAGAATTTATTGGCGTGTATAAATCAAAAGATATAGATACTATTTGGATTGAATATTTTGATGCAATAGAATCAATGGCAAAAACAGGTTTATTTGATATTGTAGGGCATTTTGATTTGATAAAAGTATTTAAGTTTTTACCTAAAAAAGATATTAGAATTTTGGCAAAAAATGCATTAAATCAAATTAAAAAATCAAATATGGTTTTAGAAATTAATCCAGCAGGACTTAGAAAACCAATAAATGAATCTTATCCTTCAAAACAGTTATTAGAAATTGCTTATGAATTAGGAATTGATATTACTTTTGGTTCTGATGCACATAATCTTGAACAAATTGGATTTAAATATGATGAAGTTACAAGCTTGGCAAAGGAAATAGGATATGCTAAATGTGTAACTTTTGAGTGTCGAGATAAAAAAAATATTGAATTTTAA
- a CDS encoding GGDEF domain-containing response regulator translates to MKYKVLIVDDSISVCNTLKSLIESDFDIDIFIAKSMKESANLLLQEKGKFDIVLADLGLPDAPDGEIIDFLSKFKIPIVILTGTESIDIEEKFRDKNIVDYIIKDGLSALTYATSIVKRIMHNKDIKVLVVDDSKLFVDKSIELLSRYKIVALSAYDGDEAFETLKQNSDIKIVLTDYLMPKMNGLELTKRIRKDYSKDELSIIVTSNDSSKKIPAKFLKYGANDFLYKGFSNEEFFARINSNIEILELFDEIKNKANKDYLTGLYNRRYLFDIGNKLYEDCKLNNKTFAIAIIDIDNFKNINDTYGHDIGDIALKEVSKVLNNNISSNALISRLGGEEFCICFYNRSESEITELLEYIRKEFENNVIKIGKLNIQYTISIGYSLEFGKNIDCMIQNADKYLYLAKKEGRNRVRRDESRFT, encoded by the coding sequence ATGAAATATAAAGTTTTAATAGTTGATGATAGTATATCTGTTTGTAATACTTTAAAAAGTCTCATTGAAAGTGATTTTGATATAGATATTTTTATTGCAAAAAGTATGAAAGAAAGTGCAAATCTACTTCTACAAGAAAAAGGGAAATTTGATATTGTTTTAGCTGATTTAGGTTTACCTGATGCTCCAGATGGTGAGATTATTGATTTTCTTTCAAAATTTAAAATTCCAATTGTAATTCTAACAGGAACTGAAAGTATAGATATTGAAGAAAAATTTAGAGATAAAAATATTGTTGATTATATAATTAAAGATGGACTTTCAGCATTAACTTATGCTACATCAATTGTTAAAAGAATTATGCACAATAAGGATATAAAAGTTTTGGTTGTTGATGATTCAAAATTATTTGTTGATAAATCAATAGAATTATTAAGTAGATATAAAATTGTTGCTTTAAGTGCTTATGATGGAGATGAAGCATTTGAAACTTTAAAACAAAATAGTGATATAAAAATTGTTTTAACTGATTATTTAATGCCAAAAATGAATGGTTTAGAATTGACTAAAAGAATTAGAAAAGATTATAGTAAAGATGAATTATCAATAATCGTTACTTCAAATGATTCAAGTAAAAAAATACCTGCAAAATTTTTAAAATACGGAGCAAATGATTTTTTATATAAAGGTTTTTCAAATGAAGAATTTTTTGCAAGAATAAATTCAAATATAGAAATTTTGGAGTTATTTGATGAGATTAAAAATAAAGCAAACAAAGATTATTTAACTGGATTATATAATAGAAGATATTTATTTGATATAGGAAATAAATTATATGAAGATTGTAAACTTAATAATAAAACTTTTGCAATTGCAATTATTGATATTGATAATTTTAAAAATATAAATGATACATATGGACATGATATTGGCGATATTGCTTTAAAAGAAGTTTCTAAAGTTTTGAATAATAATATTAGTTCAAATGCATTGATTAGTAGATTAGGTGGAGAAGAATTTTGTATATGTTTCTACAATAGAAGTGAAAGTGAAATTACTGAGCTTTTAGAATATATAAGAAAAGAATTTGAAAATAATGTTATTAAAATTGGAAAATTAAATATACAATATACAATATCAATTGGTTATAGTTTAGAATTTGGGAAAAATATTGATTGTATGATACAAAATGCAGATAAATATTTATATTTAGCAAAAAAAGAAGGAAGGAATAGAGTAAGAAGAGATGAGAGTAGATTTACATAA
- a CDS encoding molybdopterin synthase catalytic subunit, translating into MENRKEFLELFDGSLPVEEITNKWYKKYKNSNYGAIITFVGVVRDENQIEGLSFDIYEPILNNWFDEWQKKANKKDAIVLMAHSRGDVLNHESSYIAAVCSPKRRVALELIDEFVEDFKAQAPIWKYDIINNQRVYAKDRSTTIKGSGILL; encoded by the coding sequence ATGGAAAATAGAAAAGAGTTTTTAGAACTATTTGATGGGAGTTTGCCTGTTGAAGAGATTACAAATAAATGGTATAAAAAATACAAAAACTCAAATTATGGAGCTATTATAACTTTTGTTGGAGTTGTAAGAGATGAAAATCAAATAGAAGGTTTAAGTTTTGATATATATGAACCAATCTTAAATAATTGGTTTGATGAATGGCAAAAAAAAGCAAATAAAAAAGATGCAATAGTTTTAATGGCTCATAGTCGTGGTGATGTTTTAAATCATGAAAGTTCTTATATTGCAGCTGTTTGTAGTCCTAAAAGAAGAGTTGCATTAGAATTGATAGATGAATTTGTTGAAGATTTTAAAGCTCAAGCTCCAATATGGAAATATGATATTATAAATAATCAAAGAGTTTATGCAAAAGATAGAAGTACAACAATAAAAGGTTCTGGAATCTTATTATGA
- a CDS encoding MoaD/ThiS family protein, producing the protein MVKVEFLGPINKEDMNLEINNLKQLSEILKNDSSVSTWLETCAVAVNDTLINSKDIILNDGDKISLLPPVCGG; encoded by the coding sequence ATGGTTAAAGTAGAATTTTTAGGACCAATTAATAAAGAAGATATGAATTTAGAAATTAATAATCTTAAACAATTGAGTGAAATTTTAAAAAATGATAGTTCAGTTTCTACTTGGCTTGAAACTTGTGCTGTTGCAGTGAATGATACATTAATTAATTCAAAAGATATAATTTTAAATGATGGTGATAAAATTTCACTATTACCTCCTGTTTGTGGTGGATGA
- a CDS encoding MqnA/MqnD/SBP family protein, with translation MIFSKIDFINLLPFHIFIKKTIKSSQLKSIIEYKKSYPSYISNKFKKRKVDSAFISSIASRNEKFLDFGIVARNEVLSVLLIPGVEAKDYQSKTSNVLADVLNLKGEVIIGDKALKFYHDNPNSLKLDLAKEWQKKYNLPFVFAVLCYNKHEKRLKKLTKNFNKKYIKIPQYILEQYSKRSGVSKENILKYLEKIDYDLGYKEKRALKLFLNLTKEKRI, from the coding sequence ATGATATTTTCAAAAATAGATTTTATAAATTTATTGCCTTTTCATATTTTTATAAAAAAGACTATTAAATCATCTCAATTAAAATCAATAATAGAATATAAAAAATCTTATCCTTCATATATTAGTAATAAATTTAAAAAAAGAAAAGTAGATAGTGCGTTTATTTCTTCAATTGCATCAAGAAATGAGAAATTTTTAGATTTTGGAATTGTTGCACGAAATGAAGTTTTATCTGTTCTTTTAATTCCAGGAGTTGAAGCAAAAGATTATCAATCAAAAACTTCAAATGTACTTGCAGATGTTTTAAATTTAAAAGGTGAAGTAATTATTGGAGATAAAGCTTTAAAGTTTTATCACGATAACCCAAATAGTTTAAAGTTAGATTTAGCCAAAGAGTGGCAAAAAAAATATAATCTTCCCTTTGTATTTGCTGTTTTATGTTATAACAAACATGAAAAAAGATTAAAAAAATTGACAAAAAATTTCAATAAAAAATATATAAAAATACCTCAATACATTTTAGAACAATATTCAAAAAGAAGTGGTGTATCAAAAGAAAATATTTTAAAATACTTAGAAAAAATCGACTATGATTTGGGTTATAAAGAAAAACGAGCTTTAAAACTTTTTCTAAATTTAACTAAAGAAAAAAGGATATAA
- a CDS encoding undecaprenyl-diphosphate phosphatase — protein MTLFDSLILGIIEGITEFLPISSTGHLIVASEFLGLEQTNINKAFEVIIQFAAILAVILNYPSKFTFSHINLWTKVLIAFLPIAIIGFIFSKQVKELFSIEIVAWMFIIGGIVFLIVEKFYDEKATHTLDVENITYKQAAWIGFAQIFALIPGTSRAGSSIIGAMLVGLNRKTSAEFSFLLAFPVMCATTAYDLLKHHDEILVGGNFLNLATGFVVSFIIAFLAIKLFLKFLENFTFVAFGIYRIVFGILLLIIF, from the coding sequence ATGACATTATTTGATTCTCTGATTTTGGGAATAATTGAAGGTATAACAGAATTTTTACCAATATCTTCAACTGGACATTTGATTGTTGCAAGTGAATTTTTAGGTTTAGAACAAACAAATATAAATAAAGCTTTTGAAGTAATCATTCAATTTGCTGCAATATTAGCTGTTATCCTAAATTATCCATCAAAATTTACATTTTCACATATAAATTTATGGACAAAAGTTTTAATTGCTTTTTTACCTATTGCAATTATTGGTTTTATTTTTTCAAAACAAGTCAAAGAATTATTCTCTATAGAAATCGTTGCATGGATGTTTATCATAGGAGGAATTGTTTTTTTAATTGTTGAAAAATTCTATGATGAAAAAGCAACTCACACTTTAGATGTTGAGAATATTACATATAAACAAGCAGCTTGGATTGGATTTGCGCAAATATTTGCATTAATTCCAGGAACTTCTAGAGCTGGTTCAAGTATCATTGGAGCTATGCTTGTTGGATTAAATAGGAAAACAAGTGCTGAATTTTCTTTTTTACTCGCCTTTCCAGTTATGTGCGCAACAACAGCTTATGATTTATTAAAACATCATGATGAAATTTTAGTTGGAGGAAATTTTTTAAATTTAGCAACTGGATTTGTTGTATCTTTTATTATTGCATTTCTTGCAATAAAACTATTTCTAAAATTCCTTGAAAACTTTACATTTGTTGCTTTTGGAATTTATAGAATAGTTTTTGGAATCTTACTTCTTATTATTTTCTAA